In Desulfovibrio aminophilus, a single genomic region encodes these proteins:
- a CDS encoding D-cysteine desulfhydrase: MNLAKFPRRNYVKEPTPIEPLPRLSGLLGGKVNLWMKRDDLLPGTAGGNKTRKLDFCIADALNQGADTIITCGAVQSNHCRLTLAWAVKEGLECHLVLEERVKGSFKPEASGNNFLFDLLGVAGITVVPGGTNMMAAMQAAADRLRGSGRKPYIIPGGASNSIGAMGYVACAQETQEQLFRMGLTIDCMVVPSGSAGTHSGIVVGMRGCNANIPVVGVNVSRTKEAQEQLVRKLSGETAERVGVSGGVPDGDVTCFGDYVGAGYSLPTEGMVEAVRLLASSEAILLDPVYSGKAMAGCIDLVRKGYFPEGSNVLFLHTGGSPALYAYRDVLASGYDARRNG, from the coding sequence ATGAACCTGGCGAAGTTTCCCCGACGCAACTACGTGAAGGAGCCGACCCCCATCGAACCCTTGCCGCGCCTGTCCGGCCTGCTGGGCGGCAAGGTGAACCTCTGGATGAAGCGGGATGACCTGCTTCCCGGCACGGCCGGCGGCAACAAGACCCGCAAGCTGGACTTCTGCATCGCCGACGCCCTGAACCAGGGCGCGGACACCATCATCACCTGCGGGGCCGTGCAGTCCAACCACTGCCGCCTGACCCTTGCCTGGGCGGTGAAGGAGGGCCTGGAATGCCATCTGGTGCTTGAGGAGCGGGTCAAGGGCAGCTTCAAGCCCGAGGCCTCGGGCAACAACTTCCTCTTCGACCTGCTCGGCGTCGCCGGGATCACCGTGGTTCCCGGCGGCACGAACATGATGGCGGCCATGCAGGCCGCGGCCGACCGGCTGCGCGGCTCGGGCCGCAAGCCCTACATCATCCCGGGGGGGGCCTCCAACTCCATCGGCGCCATGGGCTACGTGGCCTGCGCCCAGGAAACCCAGGAACAGCTCTTCCGCATGGGACTGACCATCGACTGCATGGTGGTGCCCAGCGGCAGCGCCGGAACCCATTCCGGCATCGTGGTGGGCATGCGCGGGTGCAACGCCAACATTCCCGTGGTGGGCGTCAACGTGAGCCGCACCAAGGAGGCGCAGGAGCAGCTCGTGCGCAAGCTCTCCGGCGAGACCGCCGAGCGGGTCGGCGTGAGCGGCGGCGTCCCGGACGGCGACGTGACCTGCTTCGGCGACTACGTGGGCGCGGGCTATTCCCTGCCCACGGAAGGAATGGTCGAGGCGGTCCGCCTGCTGGCCTCCAGCGAGGCCATCCTTCTGGACCCCGTGTATTCGGGCAAGGCCATGGCCGGATGCATCGACCTGGTGCGCAAGGGATATTTCCCCGAGGGCTCCAACGTCCTCTTCCTGCACACCGGCGGTTCCCCGGCGCTCTACGCCTACCGCGACGTCCTGGCCTCCGGCTACGACGCGAGAAGGAACGGGTAG
- a CDS encoding Na+/H+ antiporter NhaC family protein codes for MMEKRLEMHGGLFGGMVPLLVLISGLVWLSVAERGGTKPFWACAWIAIVAGLFFAKNKNEYCQAAMRGIGDSTGIVIVTAWLFAGVFGSLMAAGGLVKGLLWLGMTTGAQGAVFTLLVFAAAMLFSLGTGTSTGTCLALTPVLYPAGCFLGADPAMLALAILSGAAFGDNLAPISDTTIVSAFTQGATMRDVVRSRAPLALVAAAIAATAFAVFGGGGVARPLPEIQAQMDPSGAFMLVALVIVVIAALAGRHIIESLIYGNVAAAVIGMLTGNITPAAIFSIPAKRGDSTGIIQNGINGVVGAIIFAILILAVTQILVESGIMRRILDVAERVMARTVRQAELFIIGITVLASIPISANAPAELLVGPSLVRPLGEKFNLAPARRANLMDCAVCTVFFTLPWHIVVAAWYGAVVSSSATYGLEAPSVGIALYNPYSWALLAVIVFSAITGWNRRYAAEQA; via the coding sequence ATGATGGAAAAGCGTCTTGAGATGCATGGCGGCCTGTTCGGCGGCATGGTGCCGCTGCTGGTCCTGATCTCCGGCCTGGTCTGGCTCTCCGTGGCCGAGCGCGGCGGCACCAAGCCCTTCTGGGCCTGCGCCTGGATCGCGATCGTGGCCGGGCTCTTCTTCGCCAAGAACAAGAATGAATACTGCCAGGCCGCCATGCGCGGCATCGGCGACTCCACGGGCATCGTGATCGTCACGGCCTGGCTCTTCGCCGGGGTCTTCGGCAGCCTCATGGCCGCCGGCGGCCTGGTCAAGGGACTGCTCTGGCTGGGCATGACCACCGGGGCCCAGGGCGCGGTGTTCACCCTGCTGGTCTTCGCGGCGGCCATGCTCTTCTCCCTGGGCACGGGCACGAGCACCGGCACCTGCCTGGCCCTGACCCCCGTGCTCTATCCTGCGGGCTGCTTCCTCGGGGCCGACCCGGCCATGCTGGCGCTGGCCATCCTGTCCGGCGCGGCCTTCGGCGACAACCTGGCGCCCATCTCCGACACCACCATCGTCTCGGCCTTCACCCAGGGGGCCACCATGCGCGACGTGGTGCGCAGCCGGGCTCCATTGGCCCTGGTGGCGGCGGCCATCGCGGCGACGGCCTTCGCCGTGTTCGGGGGCGGCGGGGTCGCCCGGCCACTGCCCGAGATCCAGGCCCAGATGGACCCGAGCGGGGCCTTCATGCTCGTCGCCCTGGTCATCGTGGTCATCGCCGCGCTCGCCGGGCGGCACATCATCGAGTCGCTCATTTACGGCAACGTGGCCGCGGCGGTGATCGGCATGCTCACCGGCAACATCACCCCGGCGGCCATCTTCTCCATCCCGGCCAAGCGCGGCGACTCCACCGGCATCATCCAGAACGGGATCAACGGCGTGGTCGGGGCGATCATCTTCGCCATCCTGATCCTGGCCGTGACCCAGATCCTGGTGGAAAGCGGCATCATGCGCCGCATCCTGGACGTGGCGGAGCGCGTCATGGCGCGCACGGTGCGCCAGGCCGAGCTGTTCATCATCGGCATCACGGTGCTGGCCTCGATCCCCATCTCGGCCAACGCCCCGGCGGAGCTCCTGGTGGGGCCGAGCCTGGTGCGGCCCCTGGGCGAGAAGTTCAACCTGGCTCCGGCGCGGCGCGCCAACCTCATGGACTGCGCCGTGTGCACCGTCTTCTTCACCCTGCCGTGGCACATCGTGGTCGCGGCCTGGTACGGGGCGGTGGTCTCCTCCTCGGCCACCTACGGGCTGGAAGCCCCCTCGGTGGGCATTGCACTCTACAACCCCTACTCCTGGGCCCTTCTGGCGGTCATCGTCTTCTCGGCGATCACCGGCTGGAACCGGCGCTACGCCGCCGAGCAGGCCTGA
- a CDS encoding GntR family transcriptional regulator, whose amino-acid sequence MPISKQTYGEQVVQYIKQSIRAGTLRPGDRISEEQLAKELSVSRAPIREAMQTLANEGVLVSAPHKGKRITEMSPQEIRDSYFIGGALEGALAASSLSAYTEEDFRNLADIAERMRTSQQDPVNVEMLEALDNEFHGIIFSRTSSRMIVDIIRRSCQGVSKLLYYPRWKRLFSRSEVYERHQKIIDALRSGDVARIETTFRDHYNEIGERMSRGGRESG is encoded by the coding sequence ATGCCAATCAGCAAGCAGACCTACGGCGAACAGGTCGTCCAATACATCAAGCAATCCATCCGCGCGGGCACGCTCCGGCCGGGCGACCGGATCAGCGAGGAACAGCTGGCCAAGGAGCTGTCCGTAAGCCGGGCCCCCATCCGCGAGGCCATGCAGACGCTGGCCAACGAGGGCGTGCTGGTCTCCGCGCCGCACAAGGGCAAGCGCATCACCGAGATGTCCCCGCAGGAAATCCGCGACAGCTATTTCATCGGCGGCGCCCTGGAGGGCGCGCTCGCGGCCTCCTCGCTGTCCGCCTACACCGAGGAGGATTTTCGGAATCTGGCGGACATCGCGGAGCGCATGCGCACGTCCCAGCAGGACCCCGTGAACGTGGAGATGCTGGAGGCGCTGGACAACGAGTTCCACGGAATCATCTTCTCCCGGACCTCCAGCCGCATGATCGTGGACATCATCCGCCGGTCCTGCCAGGGCGTGTCCAAGCTGCTCTATTATCCCCGCTGGAAGCGGCTCTTCTCGCGCAGCGAGGTCTACGAACGGCACCAGAAGATCATCGACGCCCTGCGCTCGGGCGATGTCGCGCGCATCGAGACCACCTTCCGCGACCACTACAACGAGATCGGCGAACGCATGTCCCGCGGCGGCCGTGAGTCGGGGTGA
- a CDS encoding DUF2975 domain-containing protein: protein MDGMDRIRKVSGTFRLLSTLAMVAIPLVLTVYWLAFDHLPEDMVAGVLPGNTARPLGLVPSLLALAACLPPTAALVRGFALLRRLFGLYGQGRVFSQDVVGCYRGLGRTLLAWGAALFLQTPLLSLALTSGNPPGSHVISVGIGTGELTAVFLGGLALLISWVMDEGRKLDEEQSLTV, encoded by the coding sequence ATGGACGGCATGGACAGGATTCGCAAGGTGAGCGGGACGTTCCGCCTGTTGAGCACCCTGGCGATGGTGGCCATTCCCCTGGTGCTGACGGTCTATTGGCTGGCCTTCGACCATCTGCCCGAGGACATGGTGGCGGGTGTGCTGCCCGGAAACACGGCGCGGCCCCTGGGACTCGTCCCGAGTCTGCTCGCCCTGGCGGCCTGTCTGCCCCCGACAGCGGCCCTTGTGCGCGGCTTCGCGCTCCTGCGCCGCCTGTTCGGGCTCTACGGCCAGGGCCGGGTCTTCAGCCAGGACGTGGTCGGCTGCTACCGGGGCCTGGGGCGGACGCTCCTGGCCTGGGGCGCGGCCCTGTTCCTCCAGACTCCCTTGCTGAGCCTGGCCCTGACCAGCGGCAACCCTCCCGGCAGCCACGTGATCAGCGTGGGCATCGGCACGGGCGAGCTCACGGCCGTTTTCCTGGGCGGCTTGGCGCTGCTCATCTCCTGGGTCATGGACGAGGGCCGCAAGCTGGACGAGGAACAATCCCTGACCGTGTGA
- a CDS encoding helix-turn-helix transcriptional regulator, with translation MPIVVNLDVALARRKMFSKELAEAVGITVQNLSILKTGKAKAIRFSTLEAICRHLDCQPGDILEYRPGDDQE, from the coding sequence ATGCCCATCGTCGTGAATCTTGACGTGGCCCTCGCGCGGCGCAAGATGTTCTCCAAGGAGCTGGCCGAGGCCGTGGGCATCACGGTCCAGAACCTCTCCATCCTCAAGACCGGCAAGGCAAAGGCCATCCGCTTCTCCACCCTGGAGGCCATCTGCCGCCACCTGGACTGCCAGCCCGGCGACATCCTGGAGTACCGGCCCGGCGACGATCAGGAGTAG
- a CDS encoding acyltransferase, producing MSTYYDSLLERLRALIDAGLDARSTGRALELLGGVAPAEEALEQLRLYNETLPKAEEFPFTRQTRFLHFLWDAFDKLPRCLSVNFSIPFRRLLAERLFARCGPGFICEENMRFNFAALLRVGEGVFINRNVFLDTKGGVEIGDFAALAEDVRVFSHGHSESSHLERSYAPVRIGAYAKVYSGAVILPGVTVGDESIVASHALVNRDVPPGMVVAGMPAKIIRERRSDGRHGVDLEHIWLY from the coding sequence ATGTCCACCTACTATGACTCGTTGTTGGAACGCCTCCGGGCCCTCATCGACGCGGGGTTGGATGCGCGGAGCACTGGCCGGGCTCTGGAACTCTTGGGCGGTGTCGCTCCGGCCGAGGAGGCATTGGAGCAACTGCGGCTCTATAACGAGACCTTGCCCAAGGCCGAGGAGTTCCCGTTCACTCGGCAAACCCGGTTCCTGCACTTCCTTTGGGATGCATTCGACAAGCTGCCCCGCTGTCTGTCCGTGAATTTCTCCATTCCCTTCCGCAGGCTCCTGGCTGAGCGGCTTTTCGCCCGGTGCGGCCCGGGGTTCATCTGCGAGGAGAACATGCGTTTCAACTTCGCGGCCCTGCTGCGCGTGGGCGAGGGCGTGTTCATCAACCGGAATGTGTTTCTGGACACCAAGGGCGGAGTGGAGATCGGCGACTTCGCGGCCCTGGCCGAGGACGTGCGCGTCTTCTCCCACGGCCACTCCGAGTCCTCGCATCTGGAGCGGAGCTACGCTCCGGTGCGCATCGGCGCCTACGCCAAGGTCTACTCCGGGGCCGTGATCCTGCCCGGGGTTACGGTGGGCGACGAGTCCATCGTGGCCTCCCATGCCCTGGTCAACCGTGACGTGCCTCCGGGCATGGTGGTGGCCGGGATGCCCGCCAAAATCATTCGCGAACGCCGTTCCGATGGCCGCCACGGCGTGGATCTGGAGCATATCTGGCTCTATTGA
- a CDS encoding AraC family transcriptional regulator, with product MAHHEGFPGLEEVRFARDEDLGGLEVRLARYKDFAFANHWHDCFSIGAALNGGSLCIRNRDNSVIRTGQLCLLNPGQVHSGVPARDVGITYLMFYVDPGEMRRVATRVTGRDDGCPEFHSVISADPELFQAMLRLDRAVFGKGGLLTRESLSLSALAELLVRNGHLRPDARRDGDEPGAVSRAREYLADNLSGPVSLDDLARAAGLSAYHLLRVFKKAVGVTPHAWLTQLRVERARRLLLQGVSPAEAALATGFYDQSHFTNTFRRFMGVTPRRYRLLR from the coding sequence ATGGCGCATCACGAAGGGTTCCCGGGCCTGGAGGAGGTCCGCTTCGCCCGCGACGAGGATCTGGGCGGCCTGGAGGTGCGTCTGGCGCGCTACAAGGACTTCGCCTTCGCCAACCACTGGCACGACTGCTTCTCCATCGGCGCGGCCCTGAACGGCGGCAGCCTCTGCATCCGCAACCGCGACAACAGCGTCATCCGCACCGGCCAGCTCTGCCTGCTCAACCCCGGGCAGGTCCATTCCGGCGTGCCCGCGCGCGACGTGGGCATCACCTACCTCATGTTCTACGTGGACCCCGGGGAGATGCGCCGGGTGGCGACGCGGGTCACGGGCCGGGACGACGGCTGCCCCGAGTTCCACTCCGTCATCTCCGCCGACCCGGAACTGTTCCAGGCCATGCTGCGCCTGGACCGGGCCGTGTTCGGCAAGGGCGGCCTGCTCACCCGCGAGAGCCTGTCGCTCTCGGCCCTGGCCGAACTGCTCGTGCGCAACGGACACCTCCGGCCGGACGCGCGCCGCGACGGCGACGAGCCCGGGGCCGTGTCACGCGCCCGGGAGTACCTGGCCGACAACCTGTCCGGCCCGGTGAGCCTGGACGACCTGGCCCGGGCCGCCGGGCTCTCGGCCTACCACCTCCTGCGGGTCTTCAAGAAGGCCGTGGGCGTCACGCCCCACGCCTGGTTGACCCAGCTGCGCGTGGAACGGGCCCGGCGTCTCCTGCTCCAGGGCGTGTCCCCGGCCGAGGCGGCCCTGGCCACGGGTTTCTACGACCAGAGCCACTTCACCAACACCTTCCGCCGCTTCATGGGGGTCACGCCCCGCCGCTACCGCCTGCTCCGCTGA
- a CDS encoding DMT family transporter has product MRDRSLLPVLALLTTVVLWGLSYPAMKTAVTALDPQAVMWARMVVALLTLLPVATRVWPRMRRADLPALAAMCLLMPCAYFFFESNALRYTTSMQAGIVSATVPLLVAVGAWMFLKEPLTARALAGLLLALAGVSLMSLQGRATETASDPLLGNALEVCAMICAAGSMLVLKRLSARYGSWSLTMLQTVAGMLFFLPGAPILFDRWDALLHGGQLWILLFLGAGASLGAFGLYNWGMSRMEAGRASAYINLVPVMAVVFGWLFLGESLTLGQIWAALLVLAGVGLSQMRSRPRRGRSALGAEAAGR; this is encoded by the coding sequence ATGCGCGACCGTTCCCTGCTTCCCGTGCTGGCCCTGTTGACCACCGTGGTCCTCTGGGGTCTGTCCTACCCGGCCATGAAGACCGCGGTCACGGCCCTGGACCCCCAGGCCGTGATGTGGGCCCGCATGGTCGTGGCCCTGCTCACCCTGCTGCCCGTGGCCACCCGCGTCTGGCCCCGCATGCGCCGGGCCGACCTCCCGGCCCTGGCGGCCATGTGCCTGCTCATGCCCTGCGCCTACTTCTTCTTCGAGTCCAACGCCCTGCGCTACACCACCTCGATGCAGGCCGGGATCGTCTCGGCCACCGTGCCCCTGCTGGTGGCCGTGGGGGCCTGGATGTTCCTCAAGGAGCCGCTCACCGCGCGCGCCCTGGCCGGGCTTCTGCTGGCCCTGGCCGGGGTCAGCCTGATGAGCCTCCAGGGCCGGGCCACGGAGACCGCCTCGGACCCCCTGCTGGGCAACGCCCTGGAGGTCTGCGCCATGATCTGCGCCGCCGGGTCCATGCTCGTGCTCAAGCGCCTCTCCGCGCGCTACGGCTCCTGGTCGCTGACCATGCTCCAGACCGTGGCCGGGATGCTCTTCTTTCTCCCCGGCGCGCCGATCCTCTTCGACCGTTGGGATGCACTGCTCCACGGGGGGCAGCTCTGGATTCTCCTCTTCCTCGGCGCGGGCGCGAGCCTGGGAGCCTTCGGCCTGTACAACTGGGGCATGAGCCGCATGGAGGCGGGCCGGGCCTCGGCCTACATCAACCTCGTGCCGGTGATGGCCGTGGTCTTCGGTTGGTTGTTCCTGGGCGAGAGCTTGACTCTGGGGCAGATCTGGGCCGCGCTGCTCGTGCTGGCCGGGGTGGGCCTGAGCCAGATGCGCTCACGGCCGCGCCGGGGGCGGTCAGCACTCGGCGCGGAGGCCGCCGGTCGCTGA